One Mus musculus strain C57BL/6J chromosome X, GRCm38.p6 C57BL/6J DNA window includes the following coding sequences:
- the Gprasp2 gene encoding G-protein coupled receptor-associated sorting protein 2, whose product MTGAEVETGSQAKPDKKPQEEVAGGAERESEAPLVVRPKVRPQAPATSGARPKTETKSSSRARPKTETQSVSGTRHRMSGARPRSEAQLMSGARPKTDARAVGGARPKTEAKPIPGARPKGDAQAWAHSEFGAEAMPRAERAHLSNSVTWPPVNVGSATVTKSKSLSMNTELASMGSEIFSGTQGQPGIEPWFGPREEANMGSWCYPRPRAREETSNESADENSTMSSFWTREETSIRSWPREEVNTRSRHRAKHQTNARSKPRSKQDPYIDSLSGSEDEASNPFCFWAGENTNDMFRARGRDEANARPKIRTKREDYFEDEDEIYKESWLLPGEEGNRFRRRDKEEPNKTLKNENEKDVKNDETVEQESRLEEEVIIGSWFWAEQETNVEAGASAICDAEPGAEEGAIGGSLFWTEEKPSLGAVARDEVRPESEEEALFGSWFWDRDEACFDPNPTPVYTAKSRYRDPEEDLNLASRPKTWDEVTIEFKPPCHGLGFPSPRPFIIPEGASGNSEEKAKNAELGAEGEEQDSVAQRDLPEPEFPFQYDPSYRSVQEIREHLKARESAQPENWSCTCIQCELRISSAEFEELLLLMDRIRDPFIHEIAKIAMGMRTASQFTRDFIRDSGVVSLIEALMNYPSSRVRTNFLENMVHMAPPYPNLNMIETFICQVCEETLSHSVNSPEQLTGMRMLRHLTITTDYHVLIANYVSGFLALLTTGDARTKFHVLKMLLNLSDNPMVAKKLFSAKALSIFVGLFNIEETNDNIQIVIKMFQNISNIVKSGAMSLLDDDFSLEPLVSAFHEFEELAKQLQIQIDNQNDPEEGQ is encoded by the coding sequence ATGACTGGGGCAGAAGTTGAGACCGGTTCTCAGGCCAAGCCTGATAAGAAGCCTCAGGAAGAGGTCGCAGGTGGGGCTGAGAGAGAAAGTGAAGCCCCTCTGGTGGTCAGACCCAAAGTCAGGCCTCAGGCTCCAGCAACAAGTGGTGCTAGGCCCAAAACTGAAACTAAATCTTCCTCTCGGGCAAGGCCTAAAACTGAAACCCAGTCAGTGTCTGGAACAAGACACCGAATGAGTGGAGCAAGGCCGAGATCTGAGGCTCAATTAATGTCTGGGGCCAGGCCTAAAACCGATGCCAGGGCAGTAGGTGGTGCTCGCCCTAAGACTGAGGCCAAGCCAATCCCAGGAGCAAGGCCTAAGGGTGATGCCCAGGCTTGGGCCCACAGTGAGTTTGGAGCCGAGGCAATGCCACGTGCTGAGAGAGCACACTTATCTAATTCTGTCACATGGCCACCAGTCAATGTTGGGTCTGCAACTGTTACTAAATCTAAGAGTCTGTCTATGAATACAGAACTGGCCAGTATGGGTAGTGAAATCTTTTCTGGCACCCAGGGTCAGCCTGGAATCGAGCCCTGGTTTGGACCGAGAGAAGAGGCTAATATGGGTTCTTGGTGCTATCCCAGGCCCAGAGCCAGAGAGGAGACCTCTAATGAGTCTGCAGATGAAAACTCTACAATGTCTTCTTTCTGGACTAGAGAGGAGACTAGTATCAGATCATGGCCCAGGGAAGAGGTGAACACTAGGTCCAGGCACAGGGCTAAACATCAGACTAATGCCAGGTCGAAGCCCAGATCCAAACAAGATCCCTATATTGATTCTTTGTCTGGGTCCGAGGATGAGGCCAGTAACCCATTCTGCTTTTGGGCTGGAGAAAATACTAATGACATGTTTAGGGCCAGAGGCAGGGATGAGGCGAATGCCAGACCCAAGATCAGGACAAAGAGAGAGGACTATTTTGAAGATGAAGATGAGATCTATAAAGAGTCCTGGCTTTTGCCTGGGGAAGAGGGTAATAGATTTAGGCGCCGAGACAAGGAAGAGCCTAATAAGACCTTGAAAAATGAGAACGAAAAAGATGTTAAAAATGATGAAACAGTCGAACAAGAGTCCAGGCTTGAGGAGGAAGTCATTATTGGGTCCTGGTTCTGGGCAGAACAGGAGACTAATGTGGAGGCTGGAGCTTCAGCAATCTGTGACGCTGAACCAGGGGCTGAAGAGGGGGCCATTGGTGGATCCCTGTTCTGGACCGAAGAAAAGCCTAGTTTGGGGGCTGTGGCCAGAGATGAGGTCAGGCCTGAGTCTGAAGAAGAGGCACTATTTGGGTCCTGGTTTTGGGATAGGGATGAGGCCTGCTTTGACCCAAATCCTACTCCTGTGTACACAGCTAAGAGCAGGTACAGAGATCCAGAAGAGGATCTTAATTTAGCATCCAGGCCCAAAACCTGGGACGAGGTTACCATCGAATTCAAACCTCCTTGCCATGGGCTTGGGTTCCCTTCCCCAAGACCCTTTATCATTCCTGAAGGGGCTTCTGGAAATAGTGAGGAAAAAGCCAAGAATGCAGAGCTTGGCGCAGAGGGGGAAGAGCAGGACTCTGTGGCTCAGCGTGATCTTCCTGAACCCGAGTTTCCATTTCAGTATGATCCCTCTTACCGCTCAGTCCAGGAAATTCGCGAGCATCTTAAGGCCAGGGAAAGTGCACAGCCAGAGAATTGGTCTTGCACCTGCATCCAGTGTGAGCTTAGAATTAGTTCTGCAGAATTTGAGGAGCTTCTTTTACTGATGGACAGGATTCGTGATCCTTTTATCCATGAGATAGCTAAGATTGCAATGGGCATGAGAACTGCTTCTCAGTTTACCCGGGATTTCATTCGCGATTCGGGTGTTGTCTCACTGATTGAAGCCTTGATGAATTATCCTTCCTCCCGAGTGAGGACTAATTTTTTGGAAAACATGGTTCACATGGCTCCCCCTTATCCAAATCTAAACATGATTGAGACATTTATTTGTCAAGTGTGTGAGGAGACACTTTCACATAGCGTGAATTCCCCTGAACAGCTAACTGGAATGAGGATGCTTAGACATCTCACTATAACTACTGACTATCACGTACTGATTGCCAATTACGTGTCTGGGTTTCTCGCCTTATTAACCACAGGCGATGCAAGAACCAAGTTTCATGTTCTGAAAATGCTGTTGAACTTGTCTGACAATCCGATGGTGGCAAAAAAACTATTCAGTGCCAAAGCTCTATCAATATTTGTGGGTCTCTTTAACATAGAGGAGACTAATGATAACATTCAGATTGTTATTAAAATGTTTCAGAACATCAGTAATATTGTAAAAAGTGGAGCGATGTCTTTACTTGATGATGATTTCAGTCTTGAGCCGCTTGTTTCTGCATTTCATGAATTTGAAGAGCTAGCTAAACAGCTGCAGATCCAAATAGACAATCAAAATGATCCCGAGGAGGGACAGTAA